Proteins from a genomic interval of Stomatohabitans albus:
- a CDS encoding TetR/AcrR family transcriptional regulator, which yields MKRTAEEAAQTKQALMRSALFVFQQQGWVGATFEQIATHAGVTRGALTHHFKHKQALLIEALEWAWKRYSTHLFETIEGGSAVEQLTSFMNTYVQLLQDDACFQALAATSVLVAPQAFEVTDTNNLDKADTLTVWHDRMVSIINAEHPQTNHPSAQAIAGVLIALIQGFTVSAATRPSDLPDPVERPGLLRQLITGIMGQCD from the coding sequence ATGAAACGAACGGCAGAAGAAGCAGCTCAAACAAAACAAGCGCTCATGCGTTCAGCCCTATTCGTCTTTCAACAGCAGGGGTGGGTAGGCGCAACGTTTGAACAAATCGCTACACATGCGGGGGTCACTCGCGGTGCCCTCACCCATCACTTCAAACATAAGCAGGCATTGCTGATTGAGGCACTTGAGTGGGCCTGGAAACGCTACAGCACCCATCTCTTTGAGACGATCGAAGGGGGGAGTGCTGTTGAACAATTGACATCATTTATGAATACCTATGTTCAATTGCTCCAAGATGATGCTTGCTTTCAAGCGCTTGCCGCAACGAGTGTGCTTGTCGCCCCACAAGCCTTTGAAGTGACTGATACGAACAATCTTGATAAAGCCGACACCCTGACTGTCTGGCATGACCGTATGGTCTCGATCATCAATGCCGAACACCCTCAAACGAATCACCCCTCAGCGCAAGCTATCGCCGGCGTACTCATTGCGCTCATACAAGGGTTCACCGTTTCGGCGGCAACACGGCCAAGCGACCTTCCAGATCCTGTAGAACGTCCAGGTCTACTCCGTCAACTCATTACCGGAATCATGGGGCAGTGTGATTGA
- a CDS encoding MFS transporter, protein MTSRTQPGNRHEPASTTKPVHALIVAIAAIFTDMLLSGLAAPILPLLPTVVDAGPGWAGVLFASYAFAMVIATVYAGWMVDRYGPKTPLLIGLIGMGLATFCFALGEPFSLLLIARLAQGFSGGITWVAALALIAATTPLQRRGSAFGIAIGASSLGFLVGPPLAGVMATVWGSGSPFIFAGLIAIIDGILRIVLVNGVEVPEDDTGGPLAVLRVPGSWSIIMIVICGAALPASIQPVLPLHLHIDELTVGMLYGISAIAVLVFNPLVGWLTAKVPVKWLVGCGVVVSALALGVLGSGTGIWEVGIAMVLVGLSGALLLTPATTLISEQGKHAQPPTLGGTFSLNNLAYGVGMVLGPLLSGLGSQDTGYFYAFLGTNVVITGIGAVALFRLPRLAQSPLNRVHDQ, encoded by the coding sequence ATGACTTCACGTACACAACCTGGCAATAGGCATGAACCGGCCAGTACCACCAAGCCTGTACACGCCTTGATTGTGGCGATTGCCGCCATTTTTACTGATATGCTCCTGAGTGGGCTTGCAGCCCCAATCTTGCCGCTTTTGCCGACCGTTGTTGATGCGGGGCCAGGATGGGCTGGCGTTCTATTTGCCTCTTACGCATTCGCTATGGTGATCGCAACCGTGTACGCCGGTTGGATGGTCGATCGGTATGGACCGAAAACACCGTTATTAATCGGACTTATCGGCATGGGTCTCGCCACGTTCTGTTTTGCACTCGGCGAACCGTTCTCTCTCTTACTTATCGCCAGGTTGGCCCAAGGGTTCTCCGGCGGTATTACATGGGTGGCTGCCCTCGCGCTCATTGCAGCTACAACACCGTTACAACGTCGTGGCTCGGCCTTTGGTATTGCCATAGGAGCGAGCTCATTGGGGTTTTTAGTAGGGCCACCGCTGGCTGGGGTGATGGCCACAGTATGGGGGAGTGGATCACCATTTATCTTCGCTGGTTTGATTGCGATTATTGATGGTATCTTGCGCATTGTCCTGGTCAACGGCGTTGAGGTACCTGAGGATGACACAGGCGGGCCATTGGCTGTTCTCCGTGTCCCTGGGTCTTGGTCAATCATCATGATTGTGATCTGTGGGGCTGCACTACCAGCGTCGATTCAACCGGTGTTGCCACTTCATCTCCACATAGATGAACTTACCGTGGGCATGTTGTACGGCATCTCAGCGATAGCCGTCCTGGTCTTTAACCCACTTGTTGGTTGGTTGACCGCCAAGGTACCGGTCAAATGGCTGGTGGGGTGTGGCGTGGTGGTGAGTGCCCTCGCCTTAGGTGTCCTTGGGTCAGGAACCGGGATTTGGGAAGTTGGAATCGCGATGGTCCTTGTCGGGTTATCAGGCGCACTATTGCTAACTCCGGCAACAACCTTGATCAGTGAGCAAGGAAAACACGCTCAACCACCAACACTGGGAGGAACATTCTCCCTCAATAACCTGGCCTATGGTGTTGGTATGGTGCTGGGGCCACTTCTCTCAGGCTTAGGTTCTCAAGACACGGGATATTTCTACGCATTCTTAGGAACGAATGTGGTGATTACGGGCATCGGTGCCGTGGCTCTTTTCCGTCTTCCCCGATTAGCACAGTCACCATTGAATAGAGTGCACGATCAGTAG
- a CDS encoding MerR family transcriptional regulator gives MDDYWMPPIRYTRQRQTEQGLSVGQTANAVGVTVRTLHHWDKIGLVRPSYRNPNGYRRYTATDIARIQRIVIYRALDVPLDEIRQLLDSQAAYSPKAALEKQRTRVVQEIKRLKQLKKGLERMMNAHEQGWTLTPEQQASLFGEDWDPNLMTEAHETWGETPQWAEYIEKAQGRTVEEWKTLVDAARVLERKLVEAFDRGVEPGTEEANALAQRHFEQFGDYFTITRNMHVVLGRMYEQDPRYAAYYNKIRPGLASWLRRVIDASARAQGIDPDQATWA, from the coding sequence ATGGACGATTACTGGATGCCACCAATTCGCTACACCCGCCAGCGACAAACAGAACAAGGGTTGAGCGTCGGCCAAACGGCGAATGCGGTTGGGGTAACCGTCCGTACCTTGCACCACTGGGACAAAATCGGTCTGGTACGACCGAGCTATCGCAATCCCAATGGCTATCGCCGTTACACCGCAACGGATATTGCTCGTATACAGCGTATTGTCATTTACCGTGCGCTCGATGTGCCCCTTGATGAGATTCGACAGCTGCTTGATAGCCAAGCTGCGTACTCACCAAAAGCTGCACTCGAAAAACAACGCACGCGAGTGGTGCAAGAAATCAAGCGATTGAAGCAATTGAAGAAAGGGCTAGAACGCATGATGAATGCACATGAACAAGGCTGGACGTTGACACCAGAACAACAAGCCTCCCTGTTTGGCGAGGATTGGGACCCGAACCTGATGACTGAAGCACACGAAACGTGGGGTGAAACGCCACAGTGGGCTGAATATATCGAAAAGGCACAAGGACGCACGGTAGAGGAGTGGAAAACCCTGGTAGACGCTGCGCGTGTACTTGAACGCAAACTCGTTGAGGCCTTTGATCGTGGCGTTGAACCTGGAACAGAAGAAGCAAACGCCCTTGCCCAACGGCATTTTGAACAATTCGGTGATTATTTCACTATTACAAGAAATATGCATGTCGTTCTCGGGCGTATGTATGAACAAGACCCGCGATATGCGGCGTACTACAACAAGATTCGTCCTGGGTTGGCCTCGTGGCTCCGCCGTGTCATAGATGCATCAGCTCGAGCACAAGGTATCGACCCAGACCAGGCTACCTGGGCGTAG
- a CDS encoding flavodoxin yields MKALIVCESWFGNAYTVAEHISQGLGAQKIDTAIVRAQDAPDVVGVEYDLLIVGAPTHGGGLSTPSTRADAMNEGGDTGDMGVSEWLDTVTIAESVNVAAFTTMVDDSDTDQTAAHAIAIRISERFPGKFVELNRFLVEESHGPLAFGEGEAAGTWGHSLANSLY; encoded by the coding sequence ATGAAAGCGTTAATCGTGTGTGAATCATGGTTTGGCAATGCCTACACGGTGGCTGAACATATTAGTCAAGGGCTTGGTGCCCAAAAGATTGACACGGCCATCGTGCGGGCACAAGATGCCCCAGATGTGGTGGGTGTGGAATATGACCTCCTCATTGTGGGTGCCCCAACCCATGGTGGAGGACTCTCAACGCCATCTACCCGTGCGGATGCCATGAACGAGGGCGGAGATACTGGGGACATGGGCGTTAGTGAATGGCTGGATACAGTCACCATCGCTGAAAGTGTGAATGTTGCTGCCTTCACCACAATGGTCGATGATTCAGACACCGATCAAACGGCTGCCCACGCGATCGCTATCCGTATTTCCGAACGTTTTCCTGGCAAGTTTGTTGAGCTCAACCGATTTCTGGTTGAAGAATCACATGGTCCCTTAGCTTTTGGAGAAGGGGAGGCCGCAGGCACCTGGGGGCATTCTTTAGCTAATAGCTTGTACTAG
- a CDS encoding threonine aldolase family protein has product MAFGDSPVLRSYISDNSAGVSPDIIIAMARVNGGHTAPYGRDSYTAEAEAALATLFDHPLDMFPVATGTAANGLALSVLTPPWGAVLCHPDGHITNDEAGAPEFYTNGAKILLVDGPNSKIDPDALRHAVRDRVGNIHCVQPAVLSLTQPTETGSVYTVEEVRELCAIAHEAGLRVHMDGARFANAVAALNVAPAELTWKAGVDVLAFGATKNGAATVDAVLSFDPTLKKDLAYRHKRGGHLFSKMRYQAAQLTAYITDDLWLNNARQANAMAARIRDALSDTAGISIIGDPQANIVFCQVPTPVIAAMHHDGFTFYDDHWAPGVIRLVTSFTHTPADIDAFTTAMKSHLTTYIHNEL; this is encoded by the coding sequence ATGGCATTTGGTGATTCTCCTGTATTACGTTCCTATATTTCTGATAATTCTGCAGGGGTATCACCTGACATCATCATTGCGATGGCCCGCGTAAATGGCGGACACACTGCACCCTATGGACGAGATAGCTACACCGCCGAGGCTGAGGCCGCGCTGGCCACCTTGTTTGATCATCCACTCGATATGTTCCCAGTGGCAACAGGAACGGCCGCCAACGGGTTAGCCCTATCGGTCCTTACCCCACCCTGGGGTGCCGTGTTGTGCCATCCAGACGGGCATATTACAAATGATGAAGCAGGCGCCCCCGAGTTTTATACCAATGGCGCAAAAATCTTGCTGGTCGATGGACCTAACTCAAAGATTGATCCTGATGCTCTCCGCCATGCGGTTCGTGATCGCGTTGGCAATATCCATTGTGTACAACCGGCAGTCCTCAGTCTTACCCAGCCAACAGAAACGGGGAGTGTGTACACCGTTGAGGAAGTTCGAGAGCTGTGTGCCATTGCACATGAAGCCGGACTACGTGTGCATATGGATGGTGCGCGTTTTGCCAATGCTGTAGCTGCGCTGAATGTCGCCCCTGCAGAATTGACGTGGAAAGCCGGTGTTGATGTATTGGCCTTTGGTGCCACCAAGAACGGTGCGGCAACCGTTGATGCGGTCCTCTCCTTTGACCCCACACTCAAGAAGGATTTAGCTTACCGCCACAAACGCGGTGGACATCTATTCTCAAAGATGCGCTACCAAGCAGCCCAGTTAACGGCCTATATCACCGATGACCTGTGGCTGAACAATGCCCGCCAAGCCAATGCGATGGCTGCTCGAATTCGTGACGCCTTATCAGATACAGCGGGTATCAGCATTATCGGAGACCCACAAGCGAATATTGTCTTTTGTCAAGTTCCAACCCCGGTGATAGCGGCCATGCACCATGATGGATTTACGTTCTATGACGATCACTGGGCTCCAGGTGTCATTCGGCTCGTAACCTCCTTTACCCATACGCCAGCCGATATTGATGCCTTCACCACCGCAATGAAAAGCCACCTCACCACCTATATTCACAACGAATTATAG
- a CDS encoding MDR family oxidoreductase — MARTIIIRQPASSTSPATPNLVELEDVNESFFMPGPVVIDVAYSTINYKDALVLTGQPRVVKAFPLVAGIDVVGVVQSSTDSRWKPGDRVVLNGTGLSETQHGGLAQRAVVSGDYLIRIPDQFSLAQAAAIGTAGYTAALSIARLQAAGLSSSNDRPVLVTGATGGVGSIAIMVLNALGHSVAALTGRATQYGAYLEGLGASQVIGRDELTNDGPPLQQTRWAGVLDTVGGTILHNALAQTIYGGTVTTCGLAASAALSTTVMPFILRGVTLAGIDSVMTAYPARIQAWTLLADTVDTAQLDKLTTTVPLSQAIDTAHELLDGKHHGRIIVDVNAL; from the coding sequence ATGGCACGTACCATCATTATTCGTCAACCAGCATCATCGACGTCTCCGGCGACCCCAAATCTGGTGGAACTTGAGGATGTGAACGAGTCGTTCTTTATGCCGGGGCCTGTAGTCATTGATGTAGCCTATTCGACCATTAACTACAAAGATGCCCTCGTGCTAACCGGACAGCCTCGGGTCGTAAAAGCCTTCCCCCTCGTTGCGGGGATTGATGTTGTCGGAGTGGTCCAGTCATCAACAGATTCTCGGTGGAAACCTGGTGATCGTGTTGTACTGAATGGCACTGGGCTATCTGAAACGCAGCATGGAGGACTTGCCCAACGTGCGGTGGTATCTGGTGACTATCTCATTCGTATTCCAGACCAATTCTCCCTAGCACAGGCTGCCGCAATCGGTACGGCCGGCTATACGGCTGCCCTCTCCATTGCTCGCCTTCAGGCCGCAGGCTTATCCAGTAGCAACGACCGACCCGTACTCGTAACCGGCGCGACTGGTGGGGTGGGATCCATCGCCATTATGGTGTTAAACGCCCTTGGCCATTCGGTTGCTGCCCTTACCGGACGGGCTACACAGTATGGCGCCTATTTGGAAGGCTTGGGGGCATCCCAAGTCATTGGTCGTGATGAACTCACGAATGATGGCCCCCCGTTACAACAAACACGCTGGGCTGGTGTACTTGACACGGTGGGTGGAACGATCTTGCACAATGCCCTCGCCCAAACAATCTATGGTGGCACCGTGACCACCTGTGGATTGGCCGCAAGTGCCGCATTATCAACAACGGTCATGCCATTCATCTTGCGTGGGGTCACCCTCGCCGGTATTGACTCGGTCATGACCGCATACCCGGCACGCATACAGGCATGGACACTATTGGCCGACACTGTTGACACCGCCCAACTCGATAAGCTGACAACCACCGTTCCGCTCAGCCAAGCGATAGACACCGCCCACGAGCTCTTAGATGGGAAGCATCATGGCCGCATCATCGTCGATGTCAACGCCCTGTAG
- a CDS encoding CPBP family intramembrane glutamic endopeptidase encodes MSYSTRQIIVFLSVAFGGAWAVWLLLYVVTKNNQDPSFVSSLAFITSVMAMWSPALGVLVLWLSNKRKRVLTPSLQFHIRNRWKVYLAAWLVPIGCVLLGALGFFLLLPHDLDLSLSGMRQSLQLPSETVPDEAIPSIVGISLVSGVFIAPIINTLPALGEELGWRGFLYPALAERLRPRYAHLIMGVIWGFWHTPINTMGHNYATEYPGYPWLGIIVMSVFCFGAGTFLSYLTERSGTIWPAALGHGTINAVGGFPVIIATNDLPHRIFGPGISGLIVSLPFVLLAAWLIPRFQRTEQFPIQEEGVGG; translated from the coding sequence ATGTCGTACTCAACAAGGCAAATCATTGTTTTTCTCTCGGTAGCTTTTGGTGGTGCTTGGGCAGTATGGCTACTGCTTTATGTCGTTACGAAGAATAACCAGGACCCATCGTTCGTATCTTCACTGGCATTCATCACCTCAGTGATGGCAATGTGGTCACCTGCGTTAGGTGTACTTGTGCTTTGGCTCTCCAACAAACGCAAGCGGGTACTTACACCTTCGCTTCAATTTCATATTCGTAACCGCTGGAAGGTCTATCTCGCCGCATGGCTTGTTCCGATCGGTTGTGTCCTGCTCGGGGCCCTCGGGTTTTTCCTTCTGCTCCCACACGATCTCGACCTCTCGCTGAGCGGTATGCGTCAATCACTTCAGTTACCGAGTGAGACTGTCCCTGATGAAGCAATTCCCAGTATCGTCGGTATTTCGTTGGTAAGCGGTGTTTTCATTGCCCCAATCATTAATACCTTGCCAGCGCTTGGTGAGGAACTCGGGTGGCGCGGCTTTTTATATCCAGCGCTCGCTGAACGGCTACGCCCGCGCTACGCCCACCTAATCATGGGCGTCATTTGGGGATTCTGGCATACCCCGATTAACACCATGGGCCACAATTACGCAACCGAGTACCCCGGATACCCCTGGCTAGGAATCATTGTCATGAGTGTGTTTTGTTTCGGTGCGGGGACGTTCCTCTCCTATCTCACCGAGCGTTCTGGCACCATCTGGCCGGCTGCCCTCGGGCACGGGACGATCAATGCAGTTGGTGGCTTTCCGGTAATCATTGCAACCAATGATTTGCCGCACAGAATCTTTGGCCCAGGTATCAGCGGTCTTATTGTTTCACTCCCATTTGTGCTCCTCGCGGCGTGGCTCATCCCTCGTTTTCAACGTACTGAGCAATTTCCGATTCAAGAGGAGGGTGTTGGCGGCTAG
- a CDS encoding ABC transporter permease has protein sequence MLRAELLKLNRSPLWVITILTPLIAVAIGTYTALHISANTPLSWESLTAMTLRAHIYYVYPIGIASLSAAILAMEINGPNWTFIRTSSQTFIQLVAAKLFVVILLCLNIQGLLIVGIISVGKLLFHFEGILDLNVLNIAVLMLFNSLPLVIFQLWLSFWFTNPFNPIVLCTFGCALSYWIQEIPSSYPIRFIIPQSLISESIPAQYNTSIDIVSHIQNNILLVLISIILFTVFFILYILTSPLKDHLNRR, from the coding sequence ATGTTACGTGCAGAATTACTTAAGCTTAATCGCTCTCCCCTGTGGGTTATTACCATCCTAACGCCATTAATCGCGGTAGCTATTGGTACCTACACTGCCCTTCATATTTCAGCCAACACTCCTCTCTCCTGGGAATCGTTAACGGCAATGACGTTGCGCGCACATATTTACTATGTTTACCCTATTGGAATTGCTTCCCTTTCGGCAGCAATTCTGGCAATGGAAATCAATGGGCCAAATTGGACATTTATACGTACTTCCTCACAGACATTTATTCAATTAGTAGCCGCAAAACTTTTTGTAGTAATACTTCTTTGCCTAAATATTCAGGGATTACTCATTGTAGGTATAATCAGTGTTGGTAAGCTGCTATTTCATTTTGAAGGAATACTTGACTTAAATGTTTTAAATATAGCTGTTCTTATGCTATTCAATAGTCTTCCACTCGTCATATTTCAGCTCTGGCTATCATTTTGGTTTACCAATCCATTTAATCCAATCGTTCTTTGTACATTTGGATGTGCATTAAGTTATTGGATTCAGGAGATACCGTCAAGCTATCCTATTCGTTTTATTATCCCTCAGTCACTTATTTCAGAGTCAATTCCAGCTCAATATAATACCAGTATTGATATTGTCAGTCATATCCAAAACAATATATTATTAGTACTTATATCAATAATACTATTTACAGTTTTCTTTATCTTGTATATACTCACATCACCTTTGAAAGACCACTTAAATAGACGGTAA
- a CDS encoding ABC transporter permease, whose protein sequence is MTHALIIEFHKIKRLRHIRFLLSAIAIIAILSCAGIVTSGLQIDEHVTRTTTWADLLLDYTFIATMISPIMVATIVSRQVDIEHNSHGWNMGRSIGITVERMCSAKLLMLVLLIIPTILLQTLLILGIGYLAHLNGPLSLAHWFSYSGLLITVDIGFMALHIYLSSVVKNQLLSVGLAVLGSFLGAMLMSNTSVIATLTPWGYYTLIAHVAYLGNHLDYYWPSLWYPIGFLLVSLAVYSIGIHQFARKRK, encoded by the coding sequence ATGACCCATGCCTTAATCATCGAGTTTCATAAAATTAAACGCCTTCGTCATATTCGGTTTCTTCTCTCAGCGATTGCAATTATTGCCATCCTGAGCTGTGCAGGCATCGTAACGTCAGGGCTTCAAATTGACGAGCACGTTACACGCACGACGACTTGGGCAGATTTGCTACTTGATTACACCTTTATAGCCACCATGATCTCACCAATTATGGTTGCAACCATTGTGAGTCGCCAGGTTGACATCGAACACAACTCACATGGTTGGAATATGGGTCGCTCAATAGGAATAACTGTTGAACGGATGTGTAGTGCCAAGCTCTTAATGCTTGTCCTCCTGATTATTCCAACTATTTTATTACAAACACTCCTTATTCTTGGTATTGGCTATCTCGCCCATCTCAATGGACCGCTCAGTCTTGCCCACTGGTTTTCGTATTCAGGATTACTCATCACGGTAGATATAGGCTTTATGGCCTTACATATTTATCTATCATCTGTCGTCAAGAATCAATTACTCAGCGTAGGTCTTGCTGTACTTGGTTCCTTTTTAGGCGCTATGTTGATGAGTAATACTTCAGTTATAGCGACACTCACGCCGTGGGGGTATTACACTCTTATTGCCCATGTTGCCTACCTTGGCAATCACCTGGACTACTATTGGCCTTCTCTTTGGTATCCCATTGGGTTTTTACTAGTTTCTCTTGCGGTCTACTCAATTGGGATTCATCAGTTTGCTAGAAAAAGGAAGTAG
- a CDS encoding ABC transporter ATP-binding protein, producing MAHAISTHALTKQFKNRKVVDSVSMTVPTGTVYGLIGPKDAGKSTLIRMILGLLPPTSGQVDVLGTPMNRHNAKQLVNRIGAMVDGPPGYNHLTASENMHIVQDMLGLTKRQVDRALDMVRLTPHRDKLIRTYSLGMRQRLGIAMVLARNPELIILDEPTNGLDVAGIEEIRLLLSQLASRGTTVLVTGHKLDEVDNMAHVVGIIDDGKLLFEGTRDALETHTAPDLVIETPDRTGAVSQITGAIPIPGGIMVRKVSHVESAKVIQRLALAGIPIYEVRRVPRSLEEVFVNLTPDGAAQ from the coding sequence ATGGCTCACGCGATTAGCACTCATGCGCTGACAAAACAATTTAAGAACAGAAAAGTTGTCGATTCGGTGTCGATGACCGTACCAACCGGAACGGTATATGGCCTCATTGGCCCAAAGGATGCGGGTAAGTCAACGCTTATTCGTATGATTCTTGGGCTGCTTCCCCCCACGAGTGGCCAGGTAGACGTGCTGGGTACACCGATGAACCGCCATAATGCAAAGCAGTTGGTCAACCGGATTGGGGCGATGGTTGATGGACCACCTGGGTATAACCATCTCACTGCCTCGGAAAATATGCACATCGTGCAAGATATGTTGGGGCTTACTAAACGCCAAGTGGACCGGGCGTTAGATATGGTTCGCCTGACTCCTCATCGAGACAAATTAATCCGGACCTATTCGTTAGGTATGCGCCAGCGCCTCGGGATTGCGATGGTGCTGGCCCGAAACCCTGAACTCATCATTCTTGATGAACCGACCAATGGACTTGATGTTGCCGGTATTGAAGAGATACGCCTGTTGCTCAGTCAATTAGCGAGCCGAGGTACCACTGTGCTGGTTACCGGCCACAAACTTGATGAGGTCGACAACATGGCCCATGTCGTCGGGATTATTGATGATGGGAAGTTGTTATTCGAAGGCACTCGTGACGCATTAGAAACCCATACCGCTCCAGATTTGGTGATTGAGACACCGGACCGAACCGGAGCTGTATCACAGATCACTGGGGCTATTCCCATCCCTGGGGGAATCATGGTTCGTAAAGTGTCCCATGTAGAAAGCGCCAAGGTGATCCAACGGCTTGCACTCGCTGGTATCCCGATTTATGAAGTTCGTCGGGTCCCGCGCAGTTTAGAAGAGGTATTTGTTAACCTCACTCCTGACGGAGCAGCACAATGA
- a CDS encoding ABC transporter permease, whose amino-acid sequence MSYELAPMPSPDPVRTSPIRTYLTLLQWSFISTRPALPLIIAVQMLMGISIIVGFGLLIPSLDLQTAMFLSSGAPTVMLSLVGFVVVPQALSEARANGLLDYQRALPIPRMLLLCCDFTVWLFITLPGVAMGIVTGQLYYGFVFPIDWPLLFISAVLVALMSTAIGYAVAMACPRMIAMVVSQLLAFFVMLFSPISFPPSALPSWFQTVHLWLPFQAAGDLIRSALLPVQYPLELRDIAILGIWTLIGLVIASRILVRRQ is encoded by the coding sequence ATGTCGTATGAACTCGCACCCATGCCTTCACCAGATCCTGTTCGGACAAGTCCCATCCGTACATATCTGACTCTCTTGCAATGGAGTTTCATCAGTACCAGACCAGCACTTCCTTTGATTATTGCGGTCCAAATGCTGATGGGCATTTCGATCATTGTTGGATTTGGCCTCCTGATTCCATCGTTGGACCTTCAAACTGCCATGTTTTTGTCTAGCGGTGCACCAACTGTCATGTTGTCACTGGTCGGCTTTGTGGTGGTACCCCAAGCACTCAGTGAAGCCCGTGCCAATGGACTCCTTGACTACCAGCGCGCTCTTCCAATCCCAAGAATGTTGCTGCTTTGTTGTGATTTCACCGTATGGCTATTCATAACCCTTCCAGGCGTTGCCATGGGGATCGTAACGGGACAGCTCTATTACGGATTTGTATTTCCGATTGACTGGCCGCTCCTCTTCATTTCCGCCGTCTTGGTTGCCCTCATGTCAACGGCAATCGGCTACGCCGTTGCGATGGCGTGTCCTCGGATGATCGCCATGGTGGTAAGTCAACTGCTTGCCTTTTTCGTGATGCTCTTCTCTCCTATAAGTTTTCCACCATCTGCGTTACCTTCCTGGTTCCAAACCGTTCACCTATGGCTTCCCTTCCAAGCTGCCGGCGACCTTATTCGTTCAGCCCTCCTTCCGGTCCAATACCCTCTCGAGCTACGTGACATTGCCATACTTGGTATCTGGACACTCATCGGGCTGGTAATTGCTTCGCGCATCTTGGTACGACGTCAGTAA